The Candidatus Nanohalovita haloferacivicina region CTTTAGTTCTCTTGGTGCTCGGAGCTGGTGTTTTTTCTCTGCGGCCGTTGTTATTAGGTATGGTGTGTTGTATTTTTCGCACAGTTTGAGTATTTTTCTCCAGTGTGAGAGGATGTGTGTTCTTTTCTTTCCATTCTGGTTTAGCTGTGTGAGGTCGAGGCCTATTGCTGTGTTGTTTTGTGCTGCTTCTTCTGCCATGATGTGGTTTATTCCCGGGTCTTTCCTGCCTTTTTCCGGGTGTAGAAGTATGTCAAGTTTGTTGTTTTGGCAGGCCTTTCTGTTGAGTTCTTCGTTGCCACCTTTGAATACCAGTACATCTGCTTCTTTTCTGTGAGAGTTGATTTTTTTCTTGAGTTCTCCCCAGTTTTCTGCTTCGAGGAATACAGTGTTGAGGCTGCAGTTTGTGGTGTTCCAGCCTATTTCCTGTGCTTTCTGGCATACCTCGCTAGAAGTGTTTTTGAGGCAGATGTCGTGGTATTTTGGCATTGTGTAGAATTAAAGGTAGGAAGGGAAATGTAAAAAGAAATGTGTTTTTTACTTCCCTTTGCCGTCGTTGGCTGACTGGGAAGGTCTTACTTTTTCTGCGCCTTTTCCACGGTTTTTCTGTCCGCGGGATTTCTTGGCTGCAGGTGTAAGGCCTCTTTCTGCTCTGTCTCTTTTGTCGCAACTCCAGTTGATGTCGTCGTCTGACTTGATCTCTGGATGTTCTGGGTCTACCATGATGACTTCGTACCATTTGCGGTTTCCGTCTTCTGCTACCCAGTAGCTGTTGAGAACTTCAAGGTTC contains the following coding sequences:
- a CDS encoding RNase P subunit p30 family protein; this encodes MPKYHDICLKNTSSEVCQKAQEIGWNTTNCSLNTVFLEAENWGELKKKINSHRKEADVLVFKGGNEELNRKACQNNKLDILLHPEKGRKDPGINHIMAEEAAQNNTAIGLDLTQLNQNGKKRTHILSHWRKILKLCEKYNTPYLITTAAEKKHQLRAPRELKALIDSIGYSGKKAVAETPGKIIRNAEKSEKDECIRPGVEKK